Part of the Deltaproteobacteria bacterium genome is shown below.
ACGAAAAGGAACTTCTGCACCCGCTCGCCGTCCGGCTCCGGCAGCCACGCGCGCGCGGCGAACCACGACGCGTGCAGGGAGCCGGAGCTGAAGCGGTGGCGGCCGGTGACCCGGTACCCGCCCGGCACGGGCACCGCCTCGGCGGTGGGCATGGACGTGTTGGCCACCACGCAGCGCGGCGTGTCGGTCCAGATTTGCCGGGCCACCTCGTGCTCCATGCGCGCCGCATAGGTGGCGAAGATCGAGCACTGGTTCACCAGCCACGCGGTGCTGGCGTCGGCCTTGCCCAACTCCTCCAGCACGTCGACGTAGGACGGCAGGTCGATCTCGACCCCCTCCATGGACCGCGGCAGGCCGAGCTTGAACAGGCCGGCGTCGGAAAGCGCGTCGAACAGATCCTGCGGCAACTCGCGCTCCGTCTCGATCCGATCCGCGCAGGCCCGGATTCGCGGGGCCAGCGCCCTGGCCGCCTCCAGCATAGGGTGATTCTTGGATGACATCAGCGGTGCCCTGCCCTGCAACTTGTTCCACCCGCGCGCGGGTGTCAACTGAGCATGAGCCGGGGCAGGGTCAGCACCAGGGCGGGAAAGGCGATCATGACCGCCAGGTTCACCATGTCGAGCAGCACGAAGGGAAAGCAGCTCTTGTAGATCTCCACCATGGAAGCGTCCGGAACCACCCCCTTGAGGACGAAGAGCTGCAGCCCGAAGGGGGGCGTGGTGTTGGCCACCTCCATGTTGAGGAGCATCAGGATGCCGAACCAGATGGGATCGAAGCCGAGCTGGGCGGCCAGCGGGAAATAGATGGGCACCGTGATCATCATGATGGAGATCTGGTCCACGAACATGCCCAGCACGAGCACGATCAGCATCATCAGCACCAGGATCACCACCGGCGGCGCCTGGAACCCCGCCACCATCTCCACCAGTCCCCGGCTGGCGCCGGTGAACGCCAGCACCTGACTGAAGGCGTTGGACGCGAGGATGATCATGAGCACCACAACGGACACGCGCACCGTGCTCATCACCGACTGCGCCACCACCTTGAAGGTCAGGCTGCGGTACATGGCCGCCACAAGGGCCGTGCTCAGCGCTCCCAGGGCCGCCGCCTCCGTGGGCGTCGCCACGCCGATGAAGA
Proteins encoded:
- a CDS encoding TRAP transporter large permease subunit — its product is FIGVATPTEAAALGALSTALVAAMYRSLTFKVVAQSVMSTVRVSVVVLMIILASNAFSQVLAFTGASRGLVEMVAGFQAPPVVILVLMMLIVLVLGMFVDQISIMMITVPIYFPLAAQLGFDPIWFGILMLLNMEVANTTPPFGLQLFVLKGVVPDASMVEIYKSCFPFVLLDMVNLAVMIAFPALVLTLPRLMLS